The following proteins are encoded in a genomic region of Deinococcus sp. HSC-46F16:
- a CDS encoding UbiX family flavin prenyltransferase — MRLVVGVSGGSGIPYAGSILRALHALGVETHLIVTSGAKRVMTAEAGGPTLADLTALAHTVYDDRDLAASVASGSYRMGGMLVVPCSAGTLAKVAGGFADNLLSRAAHVTLKERRPLVLVLREDPLPRPMLTNMLAAHDAGATLMTASPGFYHAPETVEELLHFVTARVLDQFGLDVPGFRRWKDSEA, encoded by the coding sequence ATGCGGCTGGTCGTCGGCGTGAGTGGGGGCAGCGGGATTCCGTATGCCGGGAGCATCCTGCGGGCGCTGCACGCGCTCGGCGTGGAGACGCACCTGATCGTGACGAGCGGGGCCAAACGGGTGATGACGGCGGAAGCGGGCGGCCCCACGCTGGCCGACCTCACGGCGCTCGCGCACACCGTCTACGACGACCGCGACCTCGCGGCGAGCGTGGCGAGCGGGTCCTACCGCATGGGCGGCATGCTGGTCGTGCCGTGCAGCGCGGGCACGCTGGCGAAGGTGGCGGGCGGCTTCGCGGACAACCTGCTCTCGCGGGCGGCGCACGTCACCCTCAAGGAACGGCGGCCGCTGGTGCTGGTGCTGCGCGAGGACCCGCTCCCCCGGCCCATGCTGACGAACATGCTCGCCGCCCATGACGCGGGGGCCACCCTGATGACCGCCTCGCCGGGCTTCTACCACGCGCCGGAGACGGTGGAGGAACTGCTGCACTTCGTCACGGCGCGGGTGCTGGACCAGTTCGGGCTGGACGTGCCGGGCTTCCGGCGCTGGAAGGACTCGGAGGCGTGA
- a CDS encoding metallophosphoesterase has product MLKVIAVGDVHADWPALWAALRAASCVDAAGRPTPPVLAGLYQVVLIGDLVHPKNERAYERLTGLHRFDVHNRDHLLLAAREQVRELERLREYHAAAPHAVHPILGNHDAAVLNLDHVLGTGSGLVHIEFDPNRGGTILPEGLRRWMEGFLREVRLGSVQFAHVSPLPAHAIYDDLFYSDPSSKRWFRDTPEYVRQAGLSLGIYGHTQMPTGIRIDREAGLCLIDALHARQYLELLLDPAAHDPVQGVRAMPF; this is encoded by the coding sequence ATGCTCAAGGTCATCGCGGTGGGGGACGTGCACGCCGACTGGCCCGCGCTGTGGGCGGCGCTGCGGGCGGCGAGCTGTGTGGACGCGGCCGGGCGGCCCACGCCCCCGGTGCTGGCGGGGCTGTATCAGGTGGTCCTGATCGGCGACCTCGTCCACCCCAAGAACGAGCGGGCCTACGAGCGCCTGACCGGGCTGCACCGCTTCGACGTGCATAACCGTGACCACCTGCTGCTGGCCGCCCGCGAGCAGGTGCGCGAGCTGGAGCGCCTGCGTGAGTATCACGCGGCTGCCCCCCACGCAGTCCACCCCATCCTCGGCAACCACGACGCGGCGGTCCTGAACCTCGACCACGTGCTGGGCACCGGGAGCGGCCTCGTCCACATCGAATTCGACCCGAATCGGGGCGGCACCATCCTCCCCGAGGGGCTGCGGCGCTGGATGGAGGGTTTCCTGCGCGAGGTGCGCCTGGGCAGCGTGCAGTTCGCCCACGTCTCGCCCCTGCCCGCCCACGCGATCTACGACGACCTTTTCTACAGCGACCCTAGCTCCAAACGCTGGTTTCGCGACACGCCCGAGTACGTGCGGCAGGCGGGCCTGAGCCTCGGCATCTACGGGCACACCCAGATGCCTACGGGCATCCGGATTGACCGGGAGGCGGGGCTGTGCCTGATCGACGCCCTCCACGCCCGGCAATACCTGGAGCTGCTGCTCGATCCTGCCGCGCATGACCCGGTGCAGGGGGTCCGGGCCATGCCGTTTTGA
- a CDS encoding excisionase family DNA-binding protein, with product MNLYKDRLAFSVEEVAERLNLKVRAVRKLIKGGSLYAIQVGRKQIVPVWALKEFLSRQ from the coding sequence GTGAATCTGTACAAGGACCGGCTCGCGTTCAGCGTCGAGGAGGTCGCTGAACGCCTCAACCTCAAGGTGAGAGCGGTGCGGAAACTGATCAAGGGCGGCTCGCTGTACGCCATCCAGGTGGGCCGCAAACAGATCGTGCCGGTGTGGGCACTCAAAGAGTTCCTGTCCCGGCAGTAG
- a CDS encoding transposase, with protein MLATYNLPILGHPTAHMQRLIRTGALRPAAESPSGCRGPAYTLRTPDDWQIIDDFGAELAGTLLQVNLFRLPTAAYRALLFASPRFRQHDVVALAQALRADDPDRHAWWAQLFEAVRAGPRLTRGLAHVQSPLLQHAVWFPDRTVFSRTQGGGWTVTLAFEVHTQLSDDAPRDTAVGIDVGVRPLAACAGHEHLALYATKLLRPSDRRLETAFRDDRSRHLARRLHHLLIYGEARRQWETLMADQLPRASVVCVEQLTLPDMQSRFRWASTELGIADFLLSWLPQTCYEVGVPVVRVDPAYTSLRCARCYRWGDRPGHGGVFVCPVHGPVHAHVNAAQVIQRLGLAELMAEARRTAPWTREGREAKA; from the coding sequence ATGCTCGCGACGTACAACCTGCCGATTCTCGGTCACCCCACCGCCCACATGCAGCGCCTGATCCGGACGGGGGCCCTCCGCCCCGCCGCTGAATCACCCTCGGGCTGCCGAGGCCCCGCGTACACCCTGCGGACGCCAGATGATTGGCAGATCATCGATGATTTCGGGGCCGAACTAGCTGGCACCCTCCTTCAGGTCAACCTCTTCCGGCTCCCCACCGCCGCCTACCGGGCGCTGCTGTTCGCCTCCCCCCGCTTCCGCCAGCATGACGTGGTGGCCCTCGCCCAGGCCCTGCGCGCCGACGACCCTGACCGCCACGCGTGGTGGGCCCAGCTGTTCGAGGCCGTCCGCGCTGGCCCACGGCTCACCCGCGGGTTGGCCCACGTGCAGTCTCCCCTGCTCCAGCACGCCGTCTGGTTCCCCGACCGCACGGTATTCAGCAGGACCCAGGGCGGCGGGTGGACGGTCACGCTGGCGTTCGAGGTGCATACCCAGCTGTCCGACGATGCACCCCGCGACACCGCCGTGGGCATCGACGTGGGCGTCCGGCCGCTGGCGGCCTGTGCGGGCCACGAACATCTGGCCCTCTACGCGACCAAGCTGCTGCGGCCCAGCGACCGCCGCCTCGAGACAGCCTTCCGGGATGATCGCTCCCGGCACCTCGCCCGGCGGCTGCATCACCTGCTGATCTACGGTGAGGCGAGGCGGCAGTGGGAGACGCTGATGGCCGATCAGCTCCCACGTGCGTCGGTGGTGTGCGTCGAGCAGCTGACCCTGCCGGACATGCAGAGCCGCTTCCGGTGGGCGTCCACCGAACTGGGCATCGCCGACTTCCTGCTGAGCTGGCTGCCGCAGACCTGCTATGAGGTCGGGGTCCCCGTCGTCCGCGTGGACCCGGCCTACACCAGCCTGCGCTGTGCCCGCTGCTACCGCTGGGGAGACCGACCCGGGCATGGCGGCGTCTTCGTCTGCCCGGTTCACGGCCCGGTACACGCGCACGTCAACGCCGCACAGGTCATCCAACGGCTGGGGCTGGCCGAACTCATGGCCGAGGCCCGCCGCACGGCACCGTGGACACGGGAGGGGAGGGAGGCGAAGGCGTGA
- a CDS encoding cytochrome P450, translating into MTPPVTAATLLQGYWQGAHFADPPPYLDRARAMSPVLYDPPSGMALLTGHSAAGAALKSPHVRTGKYAADPSFASSEAARLMAPMMLFHDGASHTRLRSLAQRAFTPRVLEESREFVSGLTDTLLDEATRQAAQNGGEVDAVAALAVPLPVAVIVEMLGLSGTDADRFKTWAGSVADLIGGLNVPPERWAQVEADAGAMRSYFRTLADDLRAHPRPGLLSALAAAEDEGGRLSGDELLANAVLLLVAGHETTSNLLSGSLLALYEWPGERAWLAEDPEARVGSAVEELLRFLSPVQGTARFTTAPLTLEGVALPPGLPMLVSLAGANRDPAAYPEPHTLRLSRENARTHLAFASGAHYCLGAGLARMEAAVFLTRFLARFPGYRVPQQPLSYLPNLTLRGLRALRVTL; encoded by the coding sequence ATGACCCCCCCCGTGACCGCCGCCACCCTCCTCCAGGGCTACTGGCAGGGCGCCCACTTCGCGGACCCACCCCCCTACCTCGACCGGGCGCGGGCGATGTCCCCCGTCCTGTACGACCCCCCCAGCGGCATGGCCCTCCTGACCGGCCATTCGGCGGCGGGCGCGGCCCTCAAAAGTCCCCACGTCCGGACGGGCAAGTACGCCGCCGACCCCAGTTTCGCCAGCAGCGAGGCCGCCCGACTGATGGCCCCGATGATGCTCTTTCACGACGGGGCCTCGCACACGCGGCTGCGGTCGCTCGCGCAGCGGGCCTTCACGCCCAGGGTGCTGGAGGAAAGCCGCGAATTCGTCAGCGGCCTGACCGACACTCTGCTGGACGAGGCCACGCGACAGGCCGCGCAGAACGGCGGGGAGGTGGACGCCGTGGCTGCCCTCGCGGTGCCGCTGCCCGTCGCCGTGATCGTGGAAATGCTGGGGCTGTCGGGCACCGACGCCGACCGCTTCAAGACCTGGGCGGGCAGCGTGGCCGACCTGATCGGCGGGCTGAACGTGCCCCCGGAGCGCTGGGCACAGGTGGAGGCCGACGCGGGGGCGATGCGCTCCTACTTCCGTACCCTCGCGGACGACCTGCGTGCCCATCCCCGCCCCGGCCTGCTCTCGGCCCTCGCGGCGGCCGAGGACGAGGGGGGACGCCTCAGCGGGGACGAACTGCTCGCCAACGCGGTATTGCTGCTCGTCGCGGGCCACGAAACGACCTCCAACCTGCTGTCGGGCAGCCTGCTGGCCCTGTACGAGTGGCCGGGGGAGCGGGCCTGGCTGGCGGAGGACCCTGAGGCACGGGTGGGCAGCGCGGTGGAGGAACTGCTGCGCTTCCTCTCGCCCGTGCAGGGCACCGCCCGCTTCACGACCGCGCCGCTGACGCTGGAGGGGGTCGCGCTGCCGCCGGGCCTGCCGATGCTCGTCAGCCTCGCGGGGGCAAACCGGGACCCCGCCGCATACCCGGAGCCCCACACCCTGCGCCTCTCGCGGGAGAACGCCCGGACGCACCTCGCCTTTGCGTCCGGGGCGCACTACTGCCTGGGGGCGGGGCTGGCACGGATGGAGGCGGCGGTGTTCCTGACGCGCTTTCTGGCCCGCTTTCCGGGGTACCGGGTGCCCCAGCAGCCGCTGAGCTACCTCCCCAACCTGACCCTGCGGGGCCTGCGGGCGCTGCGCGTTACGCTGTAG
- a CDS encoding DEAD/DEAH box helicase family protein — MSNFAFLQEWPELFQAAALAEGYVRSDPRTASFHARRALEGLVGWLFTNDPEFSPKPYDNSLNALLRSDAFTRLVPSQVQPHADLVRREGNQAVHGAREVTSGQAMGTVRDLWYVARWFAWNYGADETATLPDDFNEALVPLPAADASRLSRKQLEDLEGRLAREQTEREELRRQVEGYEAELGTLRVQVRARKGRNAGRPVSLATSEKATRERLIDVLLREAGWEPDEDNVREYPVTGMPTASGNGYVDYVLWGVDGRPLAVVEAKKTSVNAEDGRQQAKLYADRLEAQFGRRPVIFYTNGTRTFLWDDAAFAPQGGYPPREVAGFYTADELELAIGRRQTRLPLADHAIQNEIVERPYQHLAVRAFTERLTGRQRRGLIVMATGTGKTRTAAAIIELLMRAGWVKRVLFLADRQALVKQTVGVFGKFIPGGVHNLLGDKEGAETARVVVSTYQTMLGMIESGQLSSGEKVFGPGHFDLVIVDEAHRSVYRKFGAIFSYFDAYLLGLTATPKDEVDRNTYRLFNMEDGVPLFSYGLEEAVQGGYLVPPRGQDRTPRFLQRGIRYADLSEEEKDEFDALEWDEVGGRREEIAAAEINQWLFNQSTVDEVLKDLMTLGLKVQGGDVLGKTIVFAANHKHALYIVERFEANFPHLHNFARVIDNYDRYAGTLIDDFSKPSGQPTIAVSVDMLDTGIDVPEVVNLVLFKVVRSKTKFMQMVGRGTRLRPDLFGPGQDKTHFTVLDYCGNLQFFSLNPDGVESKVAEPVLQRTFKVQLDLLRVLAPLRATDEEARQLYTRTADVLHERVRGIPLESFMVRQVRDLVEPYLDRARWDALTEVDLLDLGRHVSGLPSGVQTGDEGARRFDGLVAKLHLARLTDGKDAARLQRQVQQIAGGLAPKTSIPDVAAQAGLLGRLQDEATWASLTPSALEDMRERVRGLVTLLDRENRTAIYTDFQDEIVGSSLTVFPDLAGQVNEAQYRKKVEAFLRGQQEHPVVRKVRHAEPLTAADLEALEVLLFEASEIESREVFEEVYGQQDNLATFIRSLVGLDRQAARQAFAHYLDTQVFNAKQIRFVENLVEMLTRRGSVSVSALYEPPFTNAHPQGVDGVFQAADADGLVTLVRRLARATFPAQA; from the coding sequence TTGTCGAATTTCGCGTTCTTGCAGGAGTGGCCCGAACTGTTTCAGGCGGCGGCGCTGGCCGAGGGCTATGTCCGCAGCGACCCGCGCACGGCGAGCTTCCATGCGCGGCGGGCGCTGGAGGGGCTGGTCGGGTGGCTGTTCACCAACGACCCGGAATTCAGCCCGAAGCCCTACGACAACAGCCTGAACGCCCTGCTGCGCTCGGACGCGTTTACCCGGCTGGTGCCCTCGCAGGTGCAGCCCCACGCGGATCTCGTGCGGCGCGAGGGCAATCAGGCGGTCCACGGGGCGCGGGAGGTCACTTCGGGGCAGGCGATGGGCACCGTGCGCGACCTGTGGTATGTCGCCCGCTGGTTCGCCTGGAACTACGGGGCCGACGAGACGGCCACGCTGCCCGACGACTTCAACGAGGCGCTGGTGCCCCTGCCCGCAGCGGATGCGTCCCGGCTGTCGCGCAAGCAACTGGAAGACCTGGAAGGCCGCCTCGCCCGCGAGCAGACCGAGCGGGAGGAGTTGCGCCGTCAGGTGGAAGGGTACGAGGCCGAACTGGGTACGCTGCGGGTGCAGGTCCGCGCCCGCAAGGGCCGCAACGCGGGCCGCCCCGTTTCCCTGGCGACCAGCGAGAAGGCCACCCGCGAGCGGTTGATCGACGTGCTCCTGCGCGAGGCCGGGTGGGAGCCGGACGAGGACAACGTCCGCGAGTATCCCGTGACGGGGATGCCCACGGCCAGCGGCAACGGCTACGTGGATTACGTGCTGTGGGGCGTGGACGGGCGACCCCTCGCGGTCGTGGAGGCCAAGAAGACCAGCGTGAACGCCGAGGACGGCCGCCAGCAGGCCAAGCTGTACGCCGACCGCTTAGAAGCGCAGTTCGGGCGGCGGCCCGTCATCTTCTACACCAACGGCACCCGGACGTTCCTGTGGGACGATGCGGCCTTCGCCCCACAGGGCGGTTACCCCCCGCGAGAAGTCGCCGGGTTCTACACGGCGGACGAGCTGGAGCTGGCCATAGGGCGGCGGCAGACGCGCCTGCCCCTGGCCGACCACGCCATCCAGAACGAGATCGTGGAGCGGCCCTATCAGCATCTCGCGGTGCGGGCCTTCACCGAGCGCCTCACCGGGCGGCAGCGCCGGGGCTTGATCGTGATGGCGACGGGCACGGGCAAGACCCGCACGGCGGCGGCCATCATCGAACTGCTCATGCGGGCGGGGTGGGTCAAGCGGGTGCTGTTCCTGGCCGACCGGCAGGCCCTCGTCAAGCAGACGGTCGGGGTGTTCGGCAAGTTCATTCCCGGCGGCGTCCACAACCTGCTGGGGGACAAGGAGGGGGCGGAGACGGCCCGCGTCGTCGTCAGCACGTACCAGACCATGCTCGGCATGATCGAGTCCGGACAGCTCAGCAGCGGCGAGAAGGTGTTCGGGCCAGGGCACTTCGACCTCGTGATCGTGGACGAGGCGCACCGCAGCGTGTACCGCAAGTTCGGTGCGATCTTTTCCTACTTCGATGCCTACCTGCTGGGCCTGACCGCCACCCCCAAGGACGAGGTGGACCGCAACACCTACCGCCTCTTCAACATGGAAGACGGCGTGCCCCTGTTCTCCTACGGCCTCGAGGAAGCGGTGCAGGGCGGGTACCTGGTGCCCCCGCGCGGGCAGGACCGCACGCCCCGGTTTCTGCAACGCGGCATCCGCTACGCCGACCTCAGCGAGGAAGAGAAGGACGAGTTTGACGCGCTGGAGTGGGACGAGGTGGGCGGCAGGCGCGAGGAGATCGCAGCGGCGGAGATCAACCAGTGGCTGTTCAACCAGAGTACGGTGGACGAGGTGCTCAAAGACCTGATGACCCTGGGCCTCAAGGTGCAGGGCGGGGACGTGCTGGGCAAGACCATCGTCTTCGCGGCGAACCACAAGCACGCCCTGTACATCGTCGAACGCTTCGAGGCCAACTTTCCGCATCTGCACAACTTCGCGCGGGTGATCGACAACTACGACCGCTACGCGGGCACGCTGATCGACGACTTCTCCAAACCGTCAGGGCAACCCACCATCGCCGTGAGTGTGGACATGCTCGACACCGGGATCGACGTGCCTGAAGTGGTCAACCTCGTGCTGTTCAAGGTCGTGCGCTCCAAAACTAAGTTCATGCAGATGGTGGGGCGCGGCACCCGCCTCCGCCCTGACCTCTTCGGCCCCGGACAGGACAAGACGCACTTCACCGTGCTGGACTACTGCGGCAACCTCCAGTTCTTCTCCCTGAATCCGGACGGGGTGGAGAGTAAGGTCGCCGAGCCGGTCCTCCAGCGGACGTTCAAGGTGCAGCTCGACCTGCTGCGGGTGCTCGCCCCCTTGCGCGCGACCGACGAGGAGGCCCGGCAGCTCTACACGAGGACGGCGGACGTCCTCCACGAGCGGGTCAGGGGCATCCCGCTGGAGAGCTTCATGGTGCGTCAGGTGCGCGACCTGGTGGAGCCCTATCTCGACCGGGCGCGGTGGGACGCGCTGACGGAGGTGGACCTCCTCGACCTGGGCCGCCACGTGAGCGGGCTGCCGTCGGGCGTGCAGACCGGGGATGAGGGCGCACGCCGCTTCGACGGCCTCGTCGCGAAGCTGCATCTCGCCCGGTTGACGGACGGCAAGGACGCCGCACGCCTGCAACGCCAGGTCCAGCAGATTGCGGGGGGCCTCGCCCCAAAGACCAGCATTCCCGATGTAGCGGCCCAGGCCGGGCTGCTGGGCCGCCTTCAGGACGAGGCGACCTGGGCCAGCTTGACGCCCTCCGCGCTGGAAGACATGCGCGAGCGGGTGCGGGGCCTGGTCACCCTCCTCGACCGGGAGAACCGCACCGCGATCTACACCGACTTCCAGGACGAGATCGTCGGCAGCAGCCTCACGGTCTTTCCCGACCTCGCCGGGCAGGTCAACGAGGCGCAGTATCGCAAGAAGGTCGAGGCGTTCTTGCGCGGGCAGCAGGAGCACCCCGTCGTCCGCAAGGTCCGGCATGCCGAGCCCCTGACGGCGGCGGACCTCGAGGCCTTGGAAGTGCTGCTGTTCGAGGCCAGCGAGATCGAGTCGCGCGAGGTCTTCGAGGAGGTCTACGGCCAGCAGGACAACCTCGCGACCTTTATCCGCAGTCTTGTGGGTCTTGACCGGCAAGCCGCCCGGCAGGCGTTCGCTCACTACCTCGACACCCAGGTGTTCAATGCCAAGCAAATCCGCTTCGTCGAGAACCTCGTCGAGATGCTCACCCGGAGGGGCAGCGTTTCTGTTTCCGCCCTCTACGAACCTCCGTTTACAAATGCCCATCCCCAGGGTGTCGATGGAGTCTTCCAAGCCGCCGACGCAGATGGGCTTGTCACCCTGGTCCGGAGGCTGGCGCGGGCCACCTTCCCAGCCCAGGCCTGA
- a CDS encoding single-stranded DNA-binding protein yields MADPNRTREALRAAMTAWAVAEVRGDQARVTLAPHPQSLARHLEAVDPAWALAWACDSVTPPVVRARLTVGGATREGLATGHTLPDARLRALADAARFFGLELPEEAQWVEYDPEDGPNTTDLDAEVEEGAAPAPRAAVPPAPPRDPQMEKARQHIQDLIEQLKAAGKAKEAAQALMRGYGESLEESRAIYKDLQAILRG; encoded by the coding sequence ATGGCCGACCCCAACCGCACCCGTGAAGCCCTGCGAGCCGCCATGACCGCCTGGGCGGTCGCGGAGGTGCGCGGCGACCAGGCCCGCGTGACCCTGGCGCCCCACCCCCAGAGCCTCGCCCGGCACCTCGAAGCGGTGGACCCCGCCTGGGCGCTCGCCTGGGCCTGCGACAGCGTGACGCCGCCCGTGGTTCGCGCCCGCCTGACCGTGGGCGGCGCCACCCGCGAGGGCCTCGCCACCGGCCACACCCTCCCCGACGCCCGGCTGCGGGCGCTCGCCGATGCGGCCCGCTTCTTCGGCCTGGAATTGCCCGAGGAAGCGCAGTGGGTCGAGTACGACCCGGAGGACGGCCCCAACACGACCGACCTCGACGCCGAGGTGGAGGAGGGGGCAGCCCCCGCCCCCCGCGCCGCCGTGCCCCCCGCCCCCCCCCGCGACCCCCAGATGGAAAAGGCTCGGCAGCATATCCAGGACCTGATCGAGCAGCTCAAGGCGGCGGGCAAGGCGAAGGAGGCGGCCCAGGCCCTGATGCGCGGCTACGGCGAGTCGCTGGAGGAAAGCCGCGCGATCTACAAGGACCTTCAGGCCATCTTGCGCGGTTAG
- a CDS encoding YbfB/YjiJ family MFS transporter has protein sequence MTPEPFAHTLGRMVRLSLGGAVALGFARFAYALILPAMRADLGWSFTLAGALNAANAAGYLVGALAATRVAGRLGLPLTFAGGMVLTALALLLTALVGAPAAVLTLRLAAGVGGALVFVSGGSLAALAVRAHPARSALLLGVFYGGAGLGILLSALGLPPLLAAGDWRAAWAGLGAASLLALGVAWPALRGEGGVGGAARSSAPAPLAPLGWALAAYACFGVGYIAYMTFVVAFLRSVGEEHLVTVFWAVLGLAVIVSPAVWGRPATVLPGARAMGVQLLTLAVGATLPLLSTHPAALLLSGLLFGGSFLAVVTFTTVLTRRVLPEGAWGAGIAAFTVVFAAGQTLGPLLTGALSDTAGGLRLGLGASAAVLGLGAVLAWRQPGAAG, from the coding sequence GTGACCCCCGAGCCGTTCGCGCACACGCTGGGGCGGATGGTCCGCCTGTCGCTGGGCGGCGCCGTCGCGCTGGGGTTCGCCCGCTTCGCCTACGCGCTGATCCTGCCCGCCATGCGGGCGGACCTGGGCTGGTCCTTCACGCTGGCGGGGGCGCTGAATGCCGCCAACGCCGCCGGGTACCTCGTGGGGGCGCTCGCCGCGACCCGTGTGGCCGGGCGCCTGGGGCTGCCACTCACCTTCGCGGGCGGGATGGTCCTGACCGCGCTCGCGCTGCTCCTGACGGCGCTGGTGGGGGCCCCCGCTGCCGTCCTTACCTTGCGCCTCGCGGCGGGGGTGGGCGGGGCGCTGGTGTTCGTGTCGGGCGGGTCGCTGGCCGCGCTCGCGGTGCGGGCGCATCCAGCCCGCAGCGCCCTGCTGCTGGGCGTCTTTTACGGAGGCGCGGGGCTGGGCATCCTGCTCTCGGCGCTGGGGCTGCCGCCGCTGCTGGCTGCCGGGGACTGGCGGGCGGCTTGGGCGGGACTGGGGGCCGCGTCCCTCCTCGCGCTGGGGGTCGCCTGGCCCGCGCTGCGGGGGGAGGGCGGAGTGGGAGGAGCCGCCCGGTCCTCGGCCCCCGCTCCCCTCGCCCCGCTGGGATGGGCCTTGGCCGCCTATGCCTGCTTCGGGGTGGGGTACATCGCGTACATGACCTTCGTGGTGGCGTTCCTGCGCTCGGTGGGGGAGGAGCACCTCGTCACGGTGTTCTGGGCGGTGCTGGGCCTCGCCGTGATCGTCAGCCCGGCAGTGTGGGGCCGCCCGGCAACTGTGCTGCCGGGCGCGAGGGCGATGGGCGTGCAACTGCTCACGCTGGCGGTGGGGGCCACGCTCCCGCTGCTCTCCACCCACCCCGCCGCCCTGCTGCTCTCGGGCCTGCTGTTCGGCGGCAGCTTTCTGGCGGTGGTGACCTTCACGACCGTGCTGACGCGCCGGGTGCTGCCGGAGGGAGCCTGGGGCGCGGGCATCGCGGCCTTCACGGTGGTCTTCGCGGCGGGGCAGACGCTGGGGCCGCTGCTGACCGGGGCGCTCTCGGACACGGCGGGGGGGTTGCGGCTGGGGTTGGGAGCCTCGGCAGCGGTGCTGGGGCTGGGGGCCGTATTGGCGTGGCGGCAGCCGGGCGCGGCCGGGTAG
- a CDS encoding site-specific integrase, with amino-acid sequence MTKKRKKLPIGIRQLGSGHYQWRTVVNLPNGTRQRVTGTAATVTEASRQREQARVDAQRQLYTPSTDTTLDEYATRWLNAREALYSWSYVRGQRSMYQMHIKPALGARKLHTLTPYDIERLYLEARQQDERNPKRKGKELSTSMRKQLSTLTKMLLEDAVKHGLVARNPAEVIKPRHTRAMQERGRPKGTIPKAWTEEEASRFYAAARRNWLGRAFCFQLATGMRIGEVLGLRWGNVDLDTGIIRIEETLQSRNGHRAHGPVKTAESDRVIRVSGDALEILKEQRGQRRLAREAYPEQYVETDAVFVNTRGNFILPDTVYRPMTTLCERANVPYRGTHVLRHTYVTLQFRRRTDGRLISDQVGHTDPAFTQRVYRTVSPEERADLTLDLSIADKQHQQGPETGDGHEMGTAE; translated from the coding sequence ATGACCAAAAAACGTAAGAAACTCCCAATAGGCATTCGACAACTCGGCAGCGGGCACTACCAGTGGCGTACCGTGGTGAACCTTCCGAACGGCACGCGGCAGCGGGTAACGGGGACGGCCGCCACGGTGACTGAAGCGAGCCGCCAGCGCGAGCAGGCGCGCGTCGACGCCCAGCGCCAGCTCTACACGCCCAGCACGGACACGACCCTCGACGAGTACGCGACCCGCTGGCTGAACGCCCGGGAGGCGCTGTACTCCTGGTCGTATGTGCGGGGCCAGCGTTCGATGTACCAGATGCACATCAAGCCCGCTCTGGGTGCTCGCAAGTTGCATACCCTGACGCCGTACGACATCGAGCGGCTCTACCTCGAAGCGCGGCAGCAGGACGAGCGCAACCCTAAGCGCAAGGGGAAGGAGCTGAGCACGAGCATGCGTAAACAGCTCAGCACGCTGACGAAGATGTTGCTCGAAGACGCGGTGAAGCACGGCTTGGTGGCCAGGAACCCGGCGGAGGTGATTAAGCCGCGACACACCCGCGCTATGCAGGAACGGGGCAGGCCCAAGGGCACGATCCCCAAGGCCTGGACCGAGGAAGAAGCGTCTCGGTTCTACGCCGCAGCACGGCGCAACTGGCTGGGGCGGGCCTTCTGCTTCCAGTTGGCCACGGGAATGCGGATCGGCGAGGTGCTCGGGTTGCGGTGGGGGAACGTGGACCTCGACACCGGCATCATCCGGATCGAGGAGACGTTGCAGAGCCGTAACGGTCACCGAGCGCACGGACCGGTCAAGACGGCCGAGTCCGACCGGGTCATCCGCGTCTCCGGCGACGCACTGGAGATCCTCAAGGAGCAGCGCGGGCAGCGGCGGCTGGCGCGCGAGGCCTATCCCGAGCAGTACGTCGAAACGGACGCGGTTTTCGTCAATACCCGGGGGAACTTCATTCTGCCAGACACCGTGTACAGGCCGATGACCACGCTGTGCGAAAGGGCAAATGTGCCGTACCGGGGCACCCACGTCCTGCGCCACACCTATGTGACCCTCCAGTTCCGTAGGCGCACGGACGGCCGCCTGATCAGTGATCAGGTGGGACACACCGATCCGGCGTTTACGCAGCGGGTGTACCGCACGGTCAGCCCGGAGGAGCGCGCCGACCTGACCCTCGACCTGTCCATCGCCGACAAGCAGCACCAACAGGGCCCCGAAACTGGAGATGGGCACGAAATGGGCACGGCCGAGTAG